The following are encoded together in the Streptomyces sp. NBC_00358 genome:
- a CDS encoding glycosyltransferase family 2 protein codes for MTSTPTGARKESDSTETARLRSPHHPDNSLRKIKKTLPKYDYEHYSRLAGPLTEPDPGKPYTVRYRSLLSQEPHRVRAALMLGAAPLLSLILLGWLLQPEHWTERDYPSYDLLPALDTVMLVSIGLIEFFRCMNVLSNAHATLVARDPVPVVPETGTRVAFLTSFVPGKEPLAMVTRTLEAAVELRHRGLLHVWLLDEGDDPEVKEVCARLGVHHFTRKGVARWNQAKGPHRARTKHGNYNAWLEAHGDDYDYFASVDTDHVPLPNYLERMLGFFRDPDVGFVIGPQVYGNYDNPITKAAESQQFLFHALIQRAGNFYGSPMFVGTSNAVRIKALKQIGGLYDSITEDMATGFEMHRARNPESGRKWKSVYTPDVLAVGEGPAAWTDFFTQQLRWSRGTYETILKQYWKGFFSMPPGKLFNYTMMIVFYPMSALNWILAALSCTLFLGLGASGVNIDPTVWLMLYGNASALQIGLYVWNRRHNVSPHEPEGSGGVAGMVMSALSAPVYARSLMDAVLRRRSRFVVTPKGDSASPDTLFGTFRIHLFFILVFAGSITAGLTLGHAHPAMIVWAVFALLITASPILAWRWSVRQERKRPPEVPGDVRVPQQASAPPRERHAAHAPRHRPGWAAAHGESDQTVRIALGGRDK; via the coding sequence ATGACGTCGACGCCTACGGGCGCCCGAAAGGAATCCGACAGTACGGAGACGGCCCGGCTCCGCTCACCGCACCATCCGGACAACAGCCTCCGGAAGATCAAGAAGACACTGCCGAAGTACGACTACGAGCACTACAGCAGGCTCGCCGGTCCGCTCACCGAGCCCGATCCGGGCAAGCCGTACACCGTGCGGTACCGCTCCCTGCTGTCGCAGGAGCCGCACCGCGTCCGGGCGGCGCTCATGCTGGGCGCGGCCCCGCTCCTCTCGCTGATCCTGCTCGGCTGGCTGCTCCAGCCCGAGCACTGGACCGAGCGCGACTATCCCTCCTACGACCTGCTGCCGGCGCTGGACACCGTGATGCTGGTCTCGATCGGTCTGATCGAGTTCTTCCGCTGCATGAACGTGCTGTCCAACGCGCACGCCACCCTGGTCGCCCGCGACCCGGTCCCGGTGGTGCCCGAGACCGGCACGAGAGTCGCCTTCCTCACCTCGTTCGTCCCCGGCAAGGAACCGCTGGCCATGGTGACGAGGACGCTGGAGGCCGCTGTCGAGCTGCGTCACCGGGGACTGCTGCACGTCTGGCTCCTCGACGAGGGCGACGACCCCGAGGTGAAGGAGGTCTGCGCGCGCCTGGGCGTGCACCACTTCACCCGCAAGGGCGTCGCGCGGTGGAACCAGGCCAAGGGCCCGCACCGCGCCAGGACCAAGCACGGCAACTACAACGCCTGGCTGGAGGCCCACGGCGACGACTACGACTACTTCGCCTCGGTCGACACCGACCATGTCCCGCTGCCCAACTACCTGGAGCGGATGCTCGGCTTCTTCCGCGACCCGGACGTCGGCTTCGTCATCGGCCCGCAGGTGTACGGCAATTACGACAACCCCATCACCAAGGCCGCCGAGTCGCAGCAGTTCCTCTTCCACGCCCTCATCCAGCGGGCCGGCAACTTCTACGGCTCGCCGATGTTCGTGGGCACCTCCAACGCCGTGCGCATCAAGGCGCTGAAGCAGATCGGCGGCCTGTACGACTCCATCACCGAGGACATGGCGACCGGCTTCGAGATGCACCGTGCCAGGAACCCGGAGAGCGGCAGGAAGTGGAAGTCCGTGTACACGCCGGACGTCCTGGCCGTCGGTGAGGGACCGGCCGCCTGGACGGACTTCTTCACGCAGCAGTTGCGCTGGTCCCGCGGTACCTACGAGACGATCCTCAAGCAGTACTGGAAGGGCTTCTTCTCGATGCCTCCGGGCAAGCTCTTCAACTACACGATGATGATCGTCTTCTACCCGATGTCCGCGCTCAACTGGATCCTCGCGGCGCTGAGTTGCACCCTGTTCCTCGGACTCGGCGCGTCGGGCGTGAACATCGACCCGACGGTCTGGCTGATGCTGTACGGCAACGCCTCCGCCCTCCAGATCGGCCTGTACGTCTGGAACCGCCGCCACAACGTCTCGCCGCACGAGCCGGAGGGCTCCGGGGGTGTGGCGGGCATGGTGATGTCCGCGCTGTCCGCGCCGGTCTACGCACGGTCGCTGATGGACGCGGTGCTGCGCCGCAGGAGCCGTTTCGTGGTGACGCCCAAGGGCGATTCGGCCAGCCCCGACACGCTGTTCGGGACCTTCCGGATCCATCTGTTCTTCATCCTCGTCTTCGCCGGCTCGATCACCGCCGGTCTCACTCTCGGGCACGCCCACCCCGCGATGATCGTCTGGGCGGTCTTCGCCCTGCTGATCACCGCCTCGCCGATCCTCGCCTGGCGCTGGAGCGTGCGCCAGGAGCGGAAGCGGCCGCCGGAGGTGCCCGGGGACGTCCGCGTTCCGCAGCAGGCGTCGGCGCCACCGAGGGAACGGCACGCCGCGCACGCGCCGCGGCACCGGCCCGGCTGGGCCGCCGCGCACGGGGAGAGCGACCAGACCGTGCGGATCGCCCTCGGGGGACGTGACAAATGA
- a CDS encoding class F sortase has translation MAERERSPGVGRLLTGVAWLVLLLGLWLWGREVTELRLGTSAPTTGDIAAVGRPPEVRLPPALKPLRNARPQRVDIPSMGVQAPVVARGLDRLGAIDPPPFDQPGVVGWYAAGAEPGAAGTALMVGHVDTRTRPAVFYKLSSVKPGDTVRVMRDDGTVAEFTVDDVQVLPRDHFDAQQAYGVRKSGRAELRLITCGGTFDRRSDSYTANVVVSAYLTGSGL, from the coding sequence ATGGCCGAACGGGAGCGTTCCCCGGGGGTCGGCCGGCTGCTGACCGGCGTGGCCTGGCTGGTGCTGCTGCTCGGGCTGTGGCTGTGGGGCCGTGAGGTGACGGAGCTGCGCCTGGGGACGTCGGCGCCGACCACGGGCGACATCGCGGCCGTCGGACGGCCGCCGGAGGTGCGGCTGCCGCCCGCGCTCAAGCCCCTCCGGAACGCCCGGCCCCAGCGCGTCGACATCCCCTCGATGGGCGTGCAGGCCCCCGTCGTGGCCCGCGGGCTCGACCGGCTGGGCGCGATCGATCCGCCGCCGTTCGACCAGCCCGGTGTCGTCGGCTGGTACGCGGCCGGGGCGGAACCGGGCGCGGCCGGGACCGCGCTGATGGTCGGACACGTCGACACCCGGACCCGGCCCGCGGTCTTCTACAAGCTCAGCTCCGTCAAGCCCGGCGACACCGTCCGGGTCATGCGCGACGACGGGACGGTCGCCGAGTTCACGGTGGATGACGTCCAGGTGCTGCCGCGGGACCATTTCGATGCCCAACAGGCTTATGGCGTAAGGAAGTCGGGGCGGGCGGAGTTGCGGCTGATCACCTGTGGCGGAACCTTCGACCGGCGCAGCGACAGCTATACGGCGAACGTGGTCGTCTCGGCGTATCTCACCGGGAGCGGGCTGTGA
- a CDS encoding kelch motif-containing protein translates to MTEDGGRRRRARRLGVTAVVVLALAGMNGPWLYRFGTYRYHQYTINKPEYKADNGHWDIIDFPARYRLNTIHAALLHTGKVLLIAGSGNNQDNFDAKRFDTRVWDPVKGTIKKIPTPADLFCTGHTQLANGNLLIAGGTKRYETLKGDVTKAGGLMVVHNENPDKPVTLPAGTRFTGKENGKTFVSKDPVLVPRATKVFDRATGAFLRNDPGLGRIYVEAHRSGQKYETGTQDNYRIQGLTGTDARNTYGIAQKLALDKKDFQGIRDAYEFDPVAERYIKVDPMNEARWYPTLTTLGDGKVLSLSGLDEIGQLVPGKNEVFDPKTKKWTYTKGVRQFPTYPAISLMQNGKLFYSGSNAGYGPDDVGRDPGVWDLASNTFTKVPGLSDPNMMETSGTVLLPPAQDEKYMVIGGGGVGESRLSSRKTRLIELKDRNPRFVDGPELDKGTRYPQSSILPDDTVLVSGGSEDYRGRGDSNILQARIYNTKSNTFDRVADPLVGRNYHSGSILLPDGRVMFFGSNSLYADKADTRPATFEQRIEIYTPPYLFRDARPSLSGGPRTIARGASAAFTSAHTSSIRTARLIRPSASTHVTDVDQRSIALDFTKTRTGISVTVPKNRDLVESGWYMLFVTDDQGTPSKAQWVKVP, encoded by the coding sequence ATGACGGAGGACGGTGGCCGTCGCCGCCGGGCCCGCCGCCTCGGTGTGACCGCGGTGGTGGTGCTCGCGCTGGCCGGGATGAACGGGCCGTGGCTGTACCGCTTCGGAACGTACAGGTACCACCAGTACACGATCAACAAGCCGGAGTACAAAGCCGACAACGGCCACTGGGACATCATCGACTTCCCGGCGCGGTACCGGCTCAACACGATCCACGCGGCCCTGCTGCACACCGGCAAGGTCCTGCTGATCGCGGGCTCCGGCAACAACCAGGACAACTTCGACGCGAAGAGGTTCGACACCCGGGTCTGGGACCCGGTCAAGGGCACGATCAAGAAGATCCCGACGCCCGCGGACCTGTTCTGCACGGGCCACACCCAGCTCGCCAACGGCAATCTGCTGATCGCCGGCGGCACCAAGCGGTACGAGACGCTGAAGGGGGACGTCACCAAGGCCGGCGGCCTGATGGTCGTCCACAACGAGAACCCGGACAAGCCCGTCACGCTGCCCGCGGGCACCCGGTTCACCGGCAAGGAGAACGGGAAGACGTTCGTGTCGAAGGACCCGGTGCTCGTGCCGCGCGCCACGAAGGTCTTCGACAGGGCGACCGGGGCGTTCCTGCGCAACGACCCGGGTCTCGGGCGCATCTACGTCGAGGCGCACCGGAGCGGCCAGAAGTACGAGACCGGCACCCAGGACAACTACCGGATACAGGGCCTGACCGGCACCGACGCCCGCAACACCTACGGCATCGCGCAGAAACTCGCCCTGGACAAGAAGGACTTCCAGGGTATCCGGGACGCCTACGAGTTCGATCCGGTCGCCGAGAGGTACATCAAGGTCGACCCGATGAACGAGGCCCGCTGGTATCCGACGCTGACCACCCTCGGCGACGGCAAGGTCCTCTCCCTCTCCGGCCTGGACGAGATCGGCCAGCTCGTCCCGGGCAAGAACGAGGTCTTCGACCCGAAGACCAAGAAGTGGACGTACACCAAGGGCGTCCGGCAGTTCCCGACCTACCCGGCGATCTCGCTGATGCAGAACGGCAAGCTCTTCTACTCGGGCTCGAACGCCGGCTACGGCCCCGACGACGTGGGCCGCGACCCCGGTGTCTGGGATCTGGCGAGCAACACCTTCACCAAGGTCCCGGGGCTGAGCGACCCGAACATGATGGAGACGTCCGGCACCGTGCTGCTGCCGCCCGCACAGGACGAGAAGTACATGGTGATCGGCGGCGGCGGGGTCGGCGAGTCCAGGCTGTCCAGCAGGAAGACCCGGCTGATCGAGCTGAAGGACAGGAACCCGAGGTTCGTGGACGGGCCCGAGCTGGACAAGGGCACCCGCTATCCGCAGTCCTCGATCCTGCCGGACGACACCGTCCTCGTCTCCGGTGGCTCCGAGGACTACCGGGGACGCGGCGACTCCAACATCCTCCAGGCGCGGATCTACAACACCAAGTCGAACACCTTCGACCGGGTGGCCGATCCGCTGGTGGGCCGCAACTACCACTCGGGCTCCATCCTGCTGCCCGACGGGCGCGTGATGTTCTTCGGCTCCAACTCGCTCTACGCGGACAAGGCCGACACCAGACCGGCCACCTTCGAGCAGCGCATCGAGATCTACACACCGCCTTACCTCTTCCGGGACGCGCGGCCCTCGCTGTCCGGCGGTCCCAGGACGATCGCCCGCGGCGCCTCGGCCGCCTTCACCTCGGCGCACACCTCGTCCATCAGGACGGCCCGGCTGATCCGGCCGAGCGCGTCCACCCATGTCACCGACGTCGACCAGCGGTCCATCGCCCTCGACTTCACGAAGACGAGGACCGGGATCTCGGTGACGGTGCCGAAGAACCGCGACCTCGTCGAATCCGGCTGGTACATGCTGTTCGTGACGGACGACCAGGGCACTCCGAGCAAGGCTCAGTGGGTCAAGGTGCCCTGA
- a CDS encoding glycoside hydrolase family 6 protein, whose translation MYGNKGAGARASMAVLGAALLLAGCSSGGGGKDGGSGAEVAQQPKSADPFWVNPHGSAAAQVAAYTKAGKDADAEQIRKIAERPTGEWIGPENPEQEARGFTEAAEKSDRAAILVLYDIPHRDCGQFSQGGAADGDTYRAWIDGVARGIGDRPATVILEPDAVLHLVDQCTPQEFREERYDLLKGAVGTLKSLKNTKVYLDAGNAGWGRPDQIFQPLQAAGIGRADGFSVNVSNFYSTEDSIAYGRQLAARLGGKHFVIDTSRNGNGPYTGGTADENWCNPPGRALGESPTTRTADPLVDAYLWVKRPGESDGTCKGGPRAGQWWADYALKLAKASK comes from the coding sequence ATGTACGGCAACAAGGGTGCCGGGGCACGGGCGTCCATGGCGGTGCTGGGGGCGGCACTGCTGCTCGCGGGGTGTTCCTCCGGGGGCGGCGGCAAGGACGGGGGTTCCGGAGCCGAGGTCGCACAACAGCCGAAGAGCGCGGACCCGTTCTGGGTGAATCCGCACGGGAGCGCGGCGGCGCAGGTCGCCGCCTACACCAAGGCGGGCAAGGACGCCGACGCCGAGCAGATCCGAAAGATAGCCGAGCGCCCCACGGGTGAGTGGATCGGCCCGGAGAACCCGGAACAGGAGGCGCGCGGCTTCACCGAGGCCGCCGAGAAGTCCGACCGGGCCGCGATCCTCGTCCTCTACGACATCCCGCACCGCGACTGCGGACAGTTCTCACAGGGCGGCGCGGCCGACGGCGACACCTACCGGGCCTGGATCGACGGGGTGGCGCGGGGCATCGGGGACCGCCCCGCCACGGTGATCCTGGAACCGGACGCCGTCCTGCACCTGGTCGACCAGTGCACGCCCCAGGAGTTCCGCGAGGAGCGCTACGACCTGCTCAAGGGTGCCGTCGGCACGCTCAAGTCCCTGAAGAACACCAAGGTGTACCTGGACGCGGGCAACGCGGGCTGGGGGCGTCCCGACCAGATCTTCCAGCCGTTGCAGGCCGCGGGCATCGGCCGGGCCGACGGGTTCTCCGTCAACGTGTCCAACTTCTACTCGACCGAGGACTCCATCGCGTACGGCAGGCAACTGGCCGCGAGGCTCGGCGGCAAGCACTTCGTCATCGACACCAGCCGCAACGGCAACGGCCCGTACACGGGCGGCACGGCGGACGAGAACTGGTGCAACCCGCCGGGCCGCGCCCTCGGCGAGAGCCCGACGACCAGGACCGCCGACCCGCTGGTCGACGCGTATCTGTGGGTCAAGCGGCCGGGCGAGTCGGACGGCACGTGCAAGGGCGGTCCCAGGGCGGGCCAGTGGTGGGCGGACTACGCCCTGAAGCTCGCCAAGGCCTCCAAGTAG